DNA sequence from the Vicia villosa cultivar HV-30 ecotype Madison, WI linkage group LG3, Vvil1.0, whole genome shotgun sequence genome:
AAATTTCTGAGTATTTTACTGAGTTAAAAGCATTGCGAGAAAAATCGGAGTAGTACCTACCTTTGCCTCATTGTAGTTATCCACATCCATATATTCAGTTGAAGGATTAAGCTACATTTTgggatttatttaataattgtctcACAGACAATATAACAAACAGGTTTAAGGCAAGACTAACCAGAACCAATAAAATGGTTCATACATTGGAATGTTAATGTTGATAATCTTAACAAATCAATGAAATCACAATTATCATTTTTGTTAAGAAAATGATTACataacataatcaaaacaaaccttTGCTCTTAAATGATTTTTGTCGTCATCTTGTCACTTAAAACAAGATCAGAGAATTCACAAAATAGCACAAAATGAAACTAGNNNNNNNNNNNNNNNNNNNNNNNNNNNNNNNNNNNNNNNNNNNNNNNNNNNNNNNNNNNNNNNNNNNNNNNNNNNNNNNNNNNNNNNNNNNNNNNNNNNNTTcaagtttctttatccttaagTGTATGTCATAATTATAGTATTGTCTCTCTTTATGTATAGTACAtgaattatgaataataaaaattgacatattgataacaataataatcatcattaaaattttccataaTTTATTACATGTTTTGATCAGAAAATACTTATTGAAGTATCCAAACTTAGATACAAATGATGCTTAATCAAACTAAAAAGTGTTCAAATAATATATCATTAGTACTATTAGTATCTTAGCATTTCACTCacctatttttttaaatagataaaTCAATTCTTAAGAGAgaataaattctaattaaaaatatttattagataATATATCCTCTTCAGTCTCCTTTGTTATGTAATGTATACAATAATTTTGAAGCATCAAATCATCATGACTCATGAAACTAATGTTCATTGAGATAAACAAAAATGTAAGGTAATGCGGGATGCATAATACACTCACATTTTTTCCATATAAAATGTCTTAATTTATTACCCAATCTTTTGGTTTGTTGTATGGAAAATAgatatatttttcattattttaaaaaaagctaaataaaatcaataaataatttGATATAAAAACTAAATAGTAAAGTGTATATACTAAGCAAGGTGAAACTAATATGCCCATAAAATCAATATCTTGAGCATATTGAATTTAGAATTAAGGAAaaatttgaattgatttttttttcattttttagttaTAAAAATGATGTTATGCTttcattttgtttatatttttactaAGAAAAAAAGAGTGCAATAAAAGTAAAACAAGAAAAATAGTACAAGATTAATTAAATCTATGCTCAAGCAGAAAAAGTACATGTTTTGTGTGGCTTTACATTTGACGTGGATTTAGTTTTGGAGACGCTATTATATGCAGCTATTTCTTGGATAGaatatttttaaatctaaaatgCCACTGCAGATGCACGTTAAATATAACCAACACCATAGCAAACATATAATTAGCACGTTTCTATTCAGGAGGTTTTGAGGTATTATATGAGAAATGGAGTATAGCACTCATAGTTTTCAGTATTTTCAGTTTGAATCCTCTTTTAGTAAGTTATACTAATAGTTAGATTAGTGAATGCATACGCAATTAATATACAATAGGTGGAATATATAaagtataattttataaataataacttCCTATTGAACGTTCAGCTATTGATTTATTTGGAAAAtttaattttcatgtttgaaAAATTGAATTGGAATAGATTGAACAAGAAGAAGATCCTATTTCaagtttaaatgatttttttttagttaaaaaattgatttttttttaatttaaattttgaaaaacaatgtttGTTATACAatctttaaaatttgaatttgaaacttaaATCTTATAGAAATATAGAGGTGGTCTATAAAAGGGATTCTAATTCACATTTTTATTCATCTAAAGTAGATGCTTAAACTAGAATAtgagtaaaaaaatttaaagactaAAATAGCCATAAAATGTCAAAATTTGACTAAATCTAAATTTATTTGTccatatggatcatttgattcAAGAAGCATAACACTGATATCTATCTTCATCCATTTAAATCTTCCTTTAATTGATAAGATTTGCAGCTCGAGTATGTTACTCAATCATGATTgagtttaaaaaattattcattttgaaTATTAAACATACTTGTATCGTTACATCAAGTAGCGTAAATCTGACACTACTACATGAAATAACATAAGATAAATAAAATGTGCATTCAATAACAACATGTCCAGATGCAGCATAAAGTAAATACACACTGAAACTATTACATgcatttttactttaaaaaaacatAGCCACGGCCCTACACGACTTTGTAAtcccattttatttttcttctaatgCAATTTTTCATTGATTCCTTAAAcattaattgttatcatcaaacttAACTTAGATCCCTTTTTTATGtgtcctttttcatatcttcTAAAACAAAATTGAATGAAACTTAAATTTAATATGGTGACAAAATATAGTGTTAATGATAGGGCCCCACATATTTATAACATTTAGTATGATGATGCACCATAAATAAGGGTCTTGTAAGAACATTTTCTCccatcttttaaattttttatgtattGTCGTGTTTTCTATTTACTTACTTACAATAATGGatttcaaatcttttatttttctcatactACTGTCTGGCGTGGTTCTCATATCTGTAGTTGTGGCTGATGAACCAGATCCTGATCCACCAAGTATGTACCTTGGAATCAACATCGTTTTATTTGTTCATCAACTTTGTTTATGATTTTTGTGAATTAAATGTGTGAATGATACTGATAAAAGATTTTAGAAAAAACATTCATATGATAAATTTTTATAACCACTCTCCAAATGAATATATTACGTGTATGATTAAACTCTGTTGTTACAATAACTTAATTAAGTAACTTGTTGATGAAGGTCCAAAGAAAAACGTCAATGAAGACCTTAAGGGATGTTTAAATCGTGAAAAAGGTAAAAAAGTTAAAATGTTTTATATCAATGGGATTGATAAATAATGTGAATTTTTGTTAATTAAGTCAATTGTGTAAACCTTTTCAAATTCAGGTGGGAGGAAGATGATTTTGGTTCCACTTCATGATGAAAACTGCAAGGAAAACATAGGCGCAGAATATGGTGATAACATATTTGGTGAAATTGGCGACGGTGGCGTTCAAGGAAGAGATAATATAGATGGTATAGGGAAAGGTGGACGTGTTAATGATGGAATAGATCATGGTGGTGGAAAAAGTGGTAGCGGAGGAGATTATGGAGATGGAACTGGAGTAGGAGATGGAGAAAGTGTTGGAAGCAGAGATTACAGTAATGGAAGAAGTGGAGAAAACGTCAATACAAGTGGCGGAGGTGGTGGAAGCGAAGGAGGAGGCGGAGGATATTAGTGCAATGGTAAATGAGACTTCTATGatttatgacaaatataaaaagAGAATATACGCTCTCTTcaagtttctttatccttaagTGTATGTCATAATTATAGTATTGTCTCTCTTTATGTATAGTACAtgaattatgaataataaaaattgacatattgataacaataataatcatcattaaaattttccataaTTTATTACATGTTTTGATCAGAAAATACTTATTGAAGTATCCAAACTTAGATACAAATGATGCTTAATCAAACTAAAAAGTGTTCAAATAATATATCATTAGTACTATTAGTATCTTAGCATTTCACTCacctatttttttaaatagatcaATCAATTCTTAAGAGAgaataaattctaattaaaaatatttattagataATATATCCTCTTCAGTCTCCTTTGTTATGTAATGTATACAATAATTTTGAAGCATCAAATCATCATGACTCATGAAACTAATGTTCATTGAGATAAACAAAAATGTAAGGTAATGCGGGATGCATAATACACTCACATTTTTTCCATATAAAATGTCTTAATTTATTACCCAATCTTTTGGTTTGTTGTATGGAAAATAgatatatttttcattattttaaaaaaagctaaataaaCTCAATAAATAATTTGATATAAAAACTAAATAGTAAAGTGTATATACTAAGCAAGGTGAAACTAATATGCCCATAAAATCAATATCTTGAGCATATTGAATTTAGAATTAAGGAAaaatttgaattgatttttttttttcattttttagttaTAAAAATGATGTTATGCTttcattttgtttatatttttactaAGAAAAAAAGAGTGCAATAAAAGTAAAACAAGAAAAATAGTACAAGATTAATTAAATCTATGCTCAAGCAGAAAAAGTACATGTTTTGTGTGGCTTTACATTTGACGTGGATTTAGTTTTGGAGACGCTATTATATGCAGCTATTTCTTGGATAGaatatttttaaatctaaaatgCCACTGCAGATGCACGTTAAATATAACCAACACCATAGCAAACATATAATTAGCACGTTTCTATTCAGGAGGTTTTGAGGTATTATATGAGAAATGGAGTATAGCACTCATAGTTTTCAGTATTTTCAGTTTGAATCCTCTTTTAGTAAGTTATACTAATAGTTAGATTAGTGAATGCATACGCAATTAATATACAATAGGTGGAATATATAaagtataattttataaataataacttCCTATTGAATGTTCAGCTATTGATTTATTTGGAAAAtttaattttcatgtttgaaAAATTGAATTGGAATAGATTGAACAAGAAGAAGATCCTATTTCaagtttaaatgatttttttttagttaaaaaattgatttttttttaatttaaattttgaaaaacaatgtttGTTATACAatctttaaaatttgaatttgaaacttaaATCTTATAGAAATATAGAGGTGGTCTATAAAAGGGATTCTAATTCACATTTTTATTCATCTAAAGTAGATGCTTAAACTAGAATAtgagtaaaaaaatttaaagactaAAATAGCCATAAAATGTCAAAATTTGACTAAATCTAAATTTATTTGTccatatggatcatttgattcAAGAAGCATAACACTGATATCTATCTTCATCCATTTAAATCTTCCTTTAATTGATAAGATTTGCAGCTCGAGTATGTTACTCAATCATGATTgagtttaaaaaattattcattttgaaTATTAAACATACTTGTATCGTTACATCAAGTAGCGTAAATCTGACACTACTACATGAAATAACATAAGATAAATAAAATGTGCATTCAATAACAACATGTCCAGATGCAGCATAAAGTAAATACACACTGAAACTATTACATgcatttttactttaaaaaaacatAGCCACGGCCCTACACGACTTTGTAAtcccattttatttttcttctaatgCAATTTTTCATTGATTCCTTAAAcattaattgttatcatcaaacttAACTTAGATCCCTTTTTTATGtgtcctttttcatatcttcTAAAACAAAATTGAATGAAACTTAAATTTAATATGGTGACAAAATATAGTGTTAATGATAGGGCCCCACATATTTATAACATTTAGTATGATGATGCACCATAAATAAGGGTCTTGTAAGAACATTTTCTCccatcttttaaattttttatgtattGTCGTGTTTTCTATTTACTTACTTACAATAATGGatttcaaatcttttatttttctcatactACTGTCTGGCGTGGTTCTCATATCTGTAGTTGTGGCTGATGAACCAGATCCTGATCCACCAAGTATGTACCTTGGAATCAACATCGTTTTATTTGTTCATCAACTTTGTTTATGATTTTTGTGAATTAAATGTGTGAATGATACTGATAAAAGATTTTAGAAAAAACATTCATATGATAAATTTTTATAACCACTCTCCAAATGAATATATTACGTGTATGATTAAACTCTGTTGTTACAATAACTTAATTAAGTAACTTGTTGATGAAGGTCCAAAGAAAAACGTCAATGAAGACCTTAAGGGATGTTTAAATCGTGAAAAAGGTAAAAAAGTTAAAATGTTTTATATCAATGGGATTGATAAATAATGTGAATTTTTGTTAATTAAGTCAATTGTGTAAACCTTTTCAAATTCAGGTGGGAGGAAGATGATTTTGGTTCCACTTCATGATGAAAACTGCAAGGAAAACATAGGCGCAGAATATGGTGATAACATATTTGGTGAAATTGGCGACGGTGGCGTTCAAGGAAGAGATAATATAGATGGTATAGGGAAAGGTGGACGTGTTAATGATGGAATAGATCATGGTGGTGGAAAAAGTGGTAGCGGAGGAGATTATGGAGATGGAACTGGAGTAGGAGATGGAGAAAGTGTTGGAAGCAGAGATTACAGTAATGGAAGAAGTGGAGAAAACGTCAATACAAGTGGCGGAGGTGGTGGAAGCGAAGGAGGAGGCGGAGGATATTAGTGCAATGGTAAATGAGACTTCTATGatttatgacaaatataaaaagAGAATATACGCTCTCTTcaagtttctttatccttaagTGTATGTCATAATTATAGTATTGTCTCTCTTTATGTATAGTACAtgaattatgaataataaaaattgacatattgataacaataataatcatcattaaaattttccataaTTTATTACATGTTTTGATCAGAAAATACTTATTGAAGTATCCAAACTTAGATACAAATGATGCTTAATCAAACTAAAAAGTGTTCAAATAATATATCATTAGTACTATTAGTATCTTAGCATTTCACTCacctatttttttaaatagatcaATCAATTCTTAAGAGAgaataaattctaattaaaaatatttattagataATATATCCTCTTCAGTCTCCTTTGTTATGTAATGTATACAATAATTTTGAAGCATCAAATCATCATGACTCATGAAACTAATGTTCATTGAGATAAACAAAAATGTAAGGTAATGCGGGATGCATAATACACTCACATTTTTTCCATATAAAATGTCTTAATTTATTACCCAATCTTTTGGTTTGTTGTATGGAAAATAgatatatttttcattattttaaaaaaagctaaataaactcaataaataatttgatataaaaattaaatagtaaagtGTATATACTAAGCAAGGTGAAACTAATATGCCCATAAAATCAATATCTTGAGCATATTGAATTTAGAATTAAGGAAAAATttgaattgatattttttttttcattttttagttaTAAAAATGATGTTATGCTttcattttgtttatatttttactaAGAAAAAAAGAGTGCAATAAAAGTAAAACAAGAAAAATAGTACAAGATTAATTAAATCTATGCTCAAGCAGAAAAAGTACATGTTTTGTGTGGCTTTACATTTGACGTGGATTTAGTTTTGGAGACGCTATTATATGCAGCTATTTCTTGGATAGaatatttttaaatctaaaatgCCACTGCAGATGCACGTTAAATATAACCAACACCATAGCAAACATATAATTAGCACGTTTCTATTCAGGAGGTTTTGAGGTATTATATGAGAAATGGAGTATAGCACTCATAGTTTTCAGTATTTTCAGTTTGAATCCTCTTTTAGTAAGTTATACTAATAGTTAGATTAGTGAATGCATACGCAATTAATATACAATAGGTGGAATATATAaagtataattttataaataataacttCCTATTGAATGTTCAGCTATTGATTTATTTGGAAAAtttaattttcatgtttgaaAAATTGAATTGGAATAGATTGAACAAGAAGAAGATCCTATTTCaagtttaaatgatttttttttagttaaaaaattgatttttttttaatttaaattttgaaaaacaatgtttGTTATACAatctttaaaatttgaatttgaaacttaaATCTTATAGAAATATAGAGGTGGTCTATAAAAGGGATTCTAATTCACATTTTTATTCATCTAAAGTAGATGCTTAAACTAGAATAtgagtaaaaaaatttaaagactaAAATAGCCATAAAATGTCAAAATTTGACTAAATCTAAATTTATTTGTccatatggatcatttgattcAAGAAGCATAACACTGATATCTATCTTCATCCATTTAAATCTTCCTTTAATTGATAAGATTTGCAGCTCGAGTATGTTACTCAATCATGATTgagtttaaaaaattattcattttgaaTATTAAACATACTTGTATCGTTACATCAAGTAGCGTAAATCTGACACTACTACATGAAATAACATAAGATAAATAAAATGTGCATTCAATAACAACATGTCCAGATGCAGCATAAAGTAAATACACACTGAAACTATTACATgcatttttactttaaaaaaacatAGCCACGGCCCTACACGACTTTGTAAtcccattttatttttcttctaatgCAATTTTTCATTGATTCCTTAAAcattaattgttatcatcaaacttAACTTAGATCCCTTTTTTATGtgtcctttttcatatcttcTAAAACAAAATTGAATGAAACTTAAATTTAATATGGTGACAAAATATAGTGTTAATGATAGGGCCCCACATATTTATAACATTTAGTATGATGATGCACCATAAATAAGGGTCTTGTAAGAACATTTTCTCccatcttttaaattttttatgtattGTCGTGTTTTCTATTTACTTACTTACAATGATGGatttcaaatcttttatttttctcatactACTGTCTGGCGTGGTTCTCATATCTGTAGTTGTGGCTGATGAACCAGATCCTGATCCACCAAGTATGTACCTTGGAATCAACATCATTTTATTTGTTCATCAACTTTGTTTATGATTTTTGTGAATTAAATGTGTGAATGATACTGATAAAAGATTTTAGAAAAAACATTCATATGATAAATTTTTATAACCACTCTCCAAATGAATATATTACGTGTATGATTAAACTCTGTTGTTACAATAACTTAATTAAGTAACTTGTTGATGAAGGTCCAAAGAAAAACGTCAATGAAGACCTTAAGGGATGTTTCAATCGTGAAAAAGGTAAAAAAGTTAAAATGTTTTATATCAATGGGATTGATAAATAATGTGAATTTTTGTTAATTAAGTCAATTGTGTAAACCTTTTCAAATTCAGGTGGGAGGAAGATGATTTTGGTTCCACTTCATGATGAAAACTGCAAGGAAAACATAGGCGCAGAATATGGTGATAACATATTTGGTGAAATTGGCGACGGTGGCGTTCAAGGAAGAGATAATATAGATGGTATAGGGAAAGGTGGACGTGTTAATGATGGAATAGATCATGGTGGTGGAAAAAGTGGTAGCGGAGGAGATTATGGAGATGGAACTGGAGTAGGAGATGGAGAAAGTGTTGGAAGCAGAGATTACAGTAATGGAAGAAGTGGAGAAAACGTCAATACAAGTGGCGGAGGTGGTGGAAGCGAAGGAGGAGGCGGAGGATATTAGTGCAATGGTAAATGAGACTTCTATGatttatgacaaatataaaaagAGAATATACGCTCTCTTcaagtttctttatccttaagTGTATGTCATAATTATAGTATTGTCTCTCTTTATGTATAGTACAtgaattatgaataataaaaattgacatattgataacaataataatcatcattaaaattttccataaTTTATTACATGTTTTGATCAGAAAATACTTATTGAAGTATCCAAACTTAGATACAAATGATGCTTAATCAAACTAAAAAGTGTTCAAATAATATATCATTAGTACTATTAGTATCTTAGCATTTCACTCacctatttttttaaatagatcaATCAATTCTTAAGAGAgaataaattctaattaaaaatatttattagataATATATCCTCTTCAGTCTCCTTTGTTATGTAATGTATACAATAATTTTGAAGCATCAAATCATCATGACTCATGAAACTAATGTTCATTGAGATAAACAAAAATGTAAGGTAATGCGGGATGCATAATACACTCACATTTTTTCCATATAAAATGTCTTAATTTATTACCCAATCTTTTGGTTTGTTGTATGGAAAATAGatctatttttcattattttaaaaaaagctaaataaactcaataaataatttgatataaaaattaaatagtaaagtATATATACTAAGCAAGGTGAAACTAATATGCCCATAAAATCAATATCTTGAGCATATTGAATTTAGAATTAAGGAAAAATttgaattgatattttttttttcattttttagttaTAAAAATGATGTTATGCTttcattttgtttatatttttactaAGAAAAAAAGAGTGCAATAAAAGTAAAACAAGAAAAATAGTACAAGATTAAATAAATCTATGCTCAAGCAGAAAAAGTACATGTTTTGTGTGGCTTTACATTTGACGTGGATTTAGTTTTGGAGACGCTATTATATGCAGCTATTTCTTGGATAGCatatttttaaatctaaaatgCCACTGCAGATGCACGTTAAATATAACCAACACCATAGCAAACATATAATTAGCACGTTTCTATTCAGGAGGTTTTGAGGTATTATATGAGAAATGGAGTATAGCACTCATAGTTTTCAGTATTTTCAGTTTGAATCCTCTTTTAGTAAGTTATACTAATAGTTAGATTAGTGAATGCATACGCAATTAATATACAATAGGTGGAATATATAaagtataattttataaataataacttCCTATTGAATGTTCAGCTATTGATTTATTTGGAAAAtttaattttcatgtttgaaAAATTGAATTGGAATAGATTGTACAAGAAGAAGATCCTATTTCaagtttaaatgatttttttttagttaaaaaattgatttttttttaatttaaattttgaaaaacaatgtttGTTATACAatctttaaaatttgaatttgaaacttaaATCTTATAGAAATATAGAGGTGGTCTATAAAAGGGATTCTAATTCACATTTTTATTCATCTAAAGTAGATGCTTAAACTAGAATAtgagtaaaaaaatttaaagactaAAATAGCCATAAAATGTCAAAATTTGACTAAATCTAAATTTATTTGTccatatggatcatttgattcAAGAAGCATAACACTGATATCTATCTTCATCCATTTAAATCTTCCTTTAATTGATAAGATTTGCAGCTCGAGTATGTTACTCAATCATGATTgagtttaaaaaattattcattttgaaTATTAAACATACTTGTATCGTTACATCAAGTAGCGTAAATCTGACACTACTACATGAAATAACATAAGATAAATAAAATGTGCATTCAATAACAACATGTCCAGATACAGCATAAAGTAAATACACACTGAAACTATTACATgcatttttactttaaaaaaacatAGCCACGGCCCTACACGACTTTGTAAtcccattttatttttcttctaatgCAATTTTTCATTGATTCCTTAAAcattaattgttatcatcaaacttAACTTAGATCCCTTTTTTATGtgtcctttttcatatcttcTAAAACAAAATTGAATGAAACTTAAATTTAATATGGTGACAAAATATAGTGTTAATGATAGGGCCCCACATATTTATAACATTTAGTATGATGATGCACCATAAATAAGGGTCTTGTAAGAACATTTTCTCccatcttttaaattttttatgtattGTCGTGTTTTCTATTTACTTACTTACAATGATGGatttcaaatcttttatttttctcatactACTGTCTGGCGTGGTTCTCATATCTGTAGTTGTGGCTGATGAACCAGATCCTGATCCACCAAGTATGTACCTTGGAATCAACATCATTTTATTTGTTCATCAACTTTGTTTATGATTTTTGTGAATTAAATGTGTGAATGATACTGATAAAAGATTTTAGAAAAAACATTCATATGATAAATTTTTATAACCACTCTCCAAATGAATATATTACGTGTATGATTAAACTCTGTTGTTACAATAACTTAATTAAGTAACTTGTTGATGAAGGTCCAAAGAAAAACGTCAATGAAGACCTTAAGGGATGTTTCAATCGTGAAAAAGGTAAAAAAGTTAAAATGTTTTATATCAATGGGATTGATAAATAATGTGAATTTTTGTTAATTAAGTCAATTGTGTAAACCTTTTCAAATTCAGGTGGGAGGAAGATGATTTTGGTTCCACTTCATGATGAAAACTGCAAGGAAAACATAGGCGCAGAATATGGTGATAACATATTTGGTGAAATTGGCGACGGTGGCGTTCAAGGAAGAGATAATATAGATGGTATAGGGAAAGGTGGACGTGTTAATGATGGAATAGATCATGGTGGTGGAAAAAGTGGTAGCGGAGGAGATTATGGAGATGGAACTGGAGTAGGAGATGGAGAAAG
Encoded proteins:
- the LOC131659788 gene encoding putative glycine-rich cell wall structural protein 1, translating into MDFKSFIFLILLSGVVLISVVVADEPDPDPPSPKKNVNEDLKGCLNREKGGRKMILVPLHDENCKENIGAEYGDNIFGEIGDGGVQGRDNIDGIGKGGRVNDGIDHGGGKSGSGGDYGDGTGVGDGESVGSRDYSNGRSGENVNTSGGGGGSEGGGGGY
- the LOC131657193 gene encoding putative glycine-rich cell wall structural protein 1, whose product is MMDFKSFIFLILLSGVVLISVVVADEPDPDPPSPKKNVNEDLKGCFNREKGGRKMILVPLHDENCKENIGAEYGDNIFGEIGDGGVQGRDNIDGIGKGGRVNDGIDHGGGKSGSGGDYGDGTGVGDGESVGSRDYSNGRSGENVNTSGGGGGSEGGGGGY
- the LOC131657194 gene encoding putative glycine-rich cell wall structural protein 1; protein product: MMDFKSFIFLILLSGVVLISVVVADEPDPDPPSPKKNVNEDLKGCFNREKGGRKMILVPLHDENCKENIGAEYGDNIFGEIGDGGVQGRDNIDGIGKGGRVNDGIDHGGGKSGSGGDYGDGTGVGDGESVGSRDYSNGRSGENVNTSGGGGGSEGGGGGY